A stretch of Pseudomonas sp. LRP2-20 DNA encodes these proteins:
- a CDS encoding cysteine hydrolase family protein has product MSVPTTMFRLTGRDYPPAKLSQASLIIIDAQKEYLSGPLQLSGMDEAVANIARLLDAARKAGRPIIHVRHLGTVGGRFDPQGPAGQFIPGLEPREGEIVIEKRMPNAFKNTKLHDTLQALGHLDLIVCGFMSHSSVSTTVRRAKDYGYRCTLVEDASATRDLALKDQVIPAAQIHACEMAVMADNFACVAPTASLI; this is encoded by the coding sequence ATGTCCGTTCCAACCACGATGTTCCGCCTCACTGGCCGCGACTATCCGCCGGCCAAGCTGAGCCAAGCCAGCCTGATCATCATCGATGCGCAGAAGGAATACCTGAGCGGTCCTCTGCAACTGTCGGGCATGGACGAGGCCGTGGCCAACATCGCCCGGTTGCTCGACGCCGCCCGCAAGGCCGGCCGTCCGATCATCCACGTTCGCCACCTCGGTACCGTTGGCGGGCGCTTCGACCCGCAAGGCCCGGCCGGCCAGTTCATCCCGGGCCTTGAGCCGCGCGAAGGTGAAATCGTCATCGAAAAGCGCATGCCCAACGCCTTCAAGAACACCAAGCTGCACGACACCCTGCAGGCGCTTGGGCACCTGGACCTGATCGTGTGCGGTTTCATGAGCCATTCCAGCGTCAGCACCACCGTGCGCCGCGCCAAGGACTATGGTTACCGTTGCACCCTGGTGGAAGACGCCTCGGCGACTCGCGACCTGGCGCTGAAGGATCAGGTGATCCCCGCCGCCCAGATCCACGCGTGTGAAATGGCCGTGATGGCCGACAACTTCGCCTGTGTCGCCCCTACCGCCAGCCTGATCTGA
- a CDS encoding Smr/MutS family protein, with translation MQDDDFSLFSAEVRGVKPIKHDRADVGKPKTDRKQLAGLRQAATIRSDQTLVIDGLSDQFVIDVGAEDELMWRRDGVQESQIRKLKLGQIAFEGSLDLHGMSVEKARETLWAFIAEATQLEVRCVRVTHGKAARLDGKRPMIKSHVNTWLRQHPQVLGFTSCQARHGGTGAVYVMLKRTMMEGRDE, from the coding sequence ATGCAAGACGACGATTTTTCCCTGTTCAGCGCCGAAGTGCGCGGCGTCAAGCCGATCAAGCACGACCGCGCCGATGTGGGCAAACCGAAAACCGACCGCAAGCAGCTCGCCGGCCTGCGCCAGGCGGCGACCATCCGCAGCGACCAGACCTTGGTGATCGACGGCCTGTCCGACCAGTTCGTCATCGACGTCGGTGCCGAAGACGAGCTGATGTGGCGCCGCGATGGCGTGCAGGAAAGCCAGATCCGCAAGCTCAAGCTCGGCCAGATCGCCTTCGAGGGCAGCCTCGACCTGCATGGCATGAGCGTGGAGAAGGCCCGCGAAACCCTGTGGGCCTTCATCGCCGAAGCCACCCAGCTCGAAGTCCGCTGCGTACGGGTGACCCACGGCAAGGCCGCCCGCCTGGACGGCAAGCGCCCGATGATCAAGAGCCACGTCAACACCTGGCTGCGCCAGCACCCGCAAGTGCTCGGTTTCACCTCGTGCCAGGCCCGCCATGGCGGCACCGGCGCGGTGTATGTGATGCTCAAGCGAACCATGATGGAAGGCCGCGACGAGTAA
- the folE gene encoding GTP cyclohydrolase I FolE has product MSLEQNYTEILSQLGEDVSREGLLDTPKRAAKAMKYLCRGYEQTLEEVTNGALFTSDNSEMVLVRDIELYSMCEHHMLPFIGKAHVAYLPKGKVLGLSKVARIVDMFARRLQIQENLSRQIAEAVQQVTGAAGVAVVIEAKHMCMMMRGVEKQNSTMLTSVMLGEFRENASTRSEFLSLIK; this is encoded by the coding sequence ATGTCCCTGGAACAGAACTACACCGAGATCCTCAGCCAACTTGGCGAGGACGTCTCCCGTGAGGGCCTGCTCGACACGCCCAAGCGGGCTGCAAAGGCCATGAAGTACCTTTGCCGCGGTTACGAGCAGACGCTGGAAGAAGTCACCAACGGCGCGCTGTTCACCTCCGACAACAGTGAGATGGTGCTGGTCCGGGACATCGAGCTGTATTCGATGTGCGAACACCACATGCTGCCCTTCATCGGCAAGGCTCACGTGGCCTACCTGCCCAAGGGCAAGGTCCTGGGCCTGTCGAAGGTCGCGCGCATCGTCGACATGTTCGCCCGCCGCCTGCAGATCCAGGAAAACCTCAGCCGCCAGATCGCCGAGGCCGTGCAGCAGGTGACTGGCGCCGCTGGCGTGGCGGTGGTCATCGAAGCCAAGCACATGTGCATGATGATGCGCGGCGTGGAAAAACAGAATTCGACCATGCTCACCTCGGTGATGCTGGGTGAGTTCCGTGAAAACGCCTCGACTCGCAGCGAGTTCCTCAGCCTGATCAAGTGA
- a CDS encoding glutathione S-transferase N-terminal domain-containing protein, with translation MIVKALRVGLGQLIVFGDWISRPAKQKRDAAAQARVEQEAKGLALYQFHACPFCVKTRRTLHRLNVPVALRDAKNDDLHRQALLEGGGRVKVPCLRIEEQGKVTWMYESKAIIAYLDKRFA, from the coding sequence ATGATCGTCAAAGCCCTGCGGGTCGGCCTCGGCCAGCTCATCGTGTTCGGCGACTGGATCAGCCGCCCAGCCAAGCAGAAGCGTGATGCCGCGGCCCAGGCGCGTGTCGAGCAGGAGGCCAAGGGCCTCGCGCTGTACCAGTTCCATGCCTGCCCGTTCTGCGTGAAGACCCGCCGTACCCTGCACCGCTTGAACGTGCCGGTAGCGTTGCGTGATGCCAAGAACGACGACCTGCATCGCCAGGCGTTGCTCGAAGGTGGCGGCCGGGTGAAAGTGCCGTGCCTGCGCATCGAGGAACAGGGCAAGGTGACCTGGATGTATGAATCCAAGGCCATCATCGCCTATCTGGACAAACGCTTCGCGTAA